TAACATATGTCAACTTGAAAACTCGGTTCCCAAGCCAATTGATGGCGAAACCGCCTGTAATTTGGAAGTCAGTCCTAATAAGGGCCCCCCGCACCCCCGCACCATAGTACTACTGACCCAGTCTCTTTCGTCCATATTGAGCTAGATGGAAAAAGTCAAcattgaaattatttagtaaaatatttctgttttttaaatttaatttaaaccaaattaaattatattttgatacttaaaattttttaaaaaatttaagtgaaattcggcatttttatgtttaattttatataaaatttaatttattaaaatcaagttttaaaaataaaaatattttattaaataattttaaaatagagaTATTTTATTAACCAGCACTGTGGTGCTGGTTGACGTGTTCCAAATTGGATCTGATTTATTAAAggtaataaaaagttattaaaaaaatggtcaaaacAGATAAACAATTACCTAAAAGTTGAAAAAGTAGAATAAATGCAGCAAAAAGCTGCAAAGAATTGTTGTTAACGGGCactgaaaaagagaaaaaggaaagacaGCAATTCTGTCATCGCTAGACAAGATTTGAGTTTTCACATGGGAACGGGTCACAGAAGCCAATGGCTATGTCCAGGATGGGCTCCACAACTTTGATGATGATGTTAACATTGTTGCAGTCCATTTTGGCATTTCCTTGCGGTGGAGAATCAAACAGGCATGGGTGAGATTGGTTCAACCTTTTTAAAAttgaactttttgaaaaaaaaataaaaattgtatttaaaaaaaaaagtcaagtgtttgataaaaatggttaaaaagtgtttttaaaaaaaattaagtgtttgttttaatatatataagagaattttttgttttaattatttctcttaatgcaagttatggacacaatatttttacataaatttcacaataaagtctatatgacaagttgttaatggtagataaaaaaataataatatctagGTCCAAATGtgaaccaataaaaaattactgtgtaaaatttattataagattgttatgaaaatattgtgtcaataacactatttttttcttaaagaaaatagttctaatttaaaaagTTCAGAGATacagggtctgtttggattgaacttattgttgctgaaactgaaaactgaaaatattgtagcaaaataatttttaaatatgtgaatagtgccgtgggacctatttttaatattttttaatgtatgaacaGTCTGCTACAGtgatgaacagtgcataaacagtgacggaacagtgcatgaacagtaaaatttgtctcatgaacagtaaattttgCTCACTTAAACgcgtgaaagcaaaaaaaaagaaaaaaaaaggaaaacgtgaGACGCGGGATTCAGCAgaaacgctgaatccaaacgcTCACACAATAAAATGtgacaatattttcacaatattatttatttttagttgtgatcaATCCTAGTCTAATAAAAGATTTGATACCTTAActattttgaaacttttgtgATAATTTGTTGTGTCATAATATAgttgtaattttcattttgtaaatttcCTTGTATGGACATGTATCCAGTGGCGACGCTACGTGcaagtcagggtgttcccaagaacaccctgacttgaaaaaaaacctgaaaaaaaaaatttttttacaaatttttttatacttgcTCTGttttaggaacaccctcaaattaaaaaaaaaaaaaaaaaaaaaatttatttgttctactttcaagcaaaaaaaaaaaaaaacaagaaagcccaaaaaaaaaattggtaacgGAGGCAAGCCCACGGCAACTCGGCAAGCCCAACAGATTATAGAGGCAAACCCaaggattctcaaaaaaaaaaaaaaaaaaaaccaaaccaaaccccaaTACAGAGCTGCAGAGCAAATCAAATCAGAAGACAGAAATCACTTCTAATTTTCTAAATCAGAAATCCCTAAAGGCCTAAAGTAAACCTAAAGAGTAAAGACAGAGCAAGCAACGCCTCAGGGCTCAGGCTCAAGCCAACTGCCAACAGCCGGAGTAACGGAGATCGGATCGGTCACATCGCTCGCAGCTCCCTCGTTGTCGGAGATCGGTCCAGCCTAGATCGTCATCGTTGCTCGGCTCGCTCGCCCCTCGTCCTCGTCGCTTGTCGCTCGCCACTGCCCTCATCGAAGATCACTCGTCACCTCGTGACCTCGTCACTGCCTCAGCGGCCTCAACCTTCGGGCCTCTCTGCTCCGGTGCTCCCTTCGTCAAGGTATTTCATTTTACTAAACTAacttctctctgactctctttttttctctcactctctcactctctctgaaTCACTGAAGTTTGAAATGAAAACTAtgactctctttctttctctctctttattctttaatactAATTTTAATACTTTGTCTTTATCTGACTCTGTGATTGGGCCACTGAATTGCTAAtctttaactttatttttattaatatttggctgattttttgactttttgaattCGGCTTTATCTTAATATCTTATCCGTTGTTGGTGGGTGTTGCTGTTAGTGTTGGTGTGTGTGTAAGTTAGATGTGCACATCAGCCATGGGATGTGTAATGTGCATATGGCTGGCTTttttagtgtaatgtgcacATAGATGTGTGCTAGTGCAActagtaaataataattaatttaattaaccaatatattataaaacataaataaattaaattatgttaggttaaataataattaataatttaataattaatgaaataacaatacaacaaattataatttataaaagataaacaaattaatgaaacaactaaacaacaataattaataattttattaatatgtcaaatgaacttatagtttattgtataGGAAccttgttcatttttttttttttttcttttggggattTTCAGTGTacaaaatgcaaatttgttttggttttaagaacttttttttttttttttttaagcacaaacttcatgctggccaaattttgaatttcagcCGGTATTTACCGAAACGTCCCAAAACACCCGAAATAGACCGAAATgacctaaatttttttcaaagtggaATAGGAACACCCTGGACAAAATTCCTGAAGTTGCCACTGCACGTATCCTACTCTACTTTATacttttgagaaatgatatgtccataatattttcacaacatttttacaacaaatcttaagtagcaggttgttactggttgtttaATGTTGggtcaaaaaagtaattttagtattaagtttaaatttgaaccaataacaataaaCTACCTGtgatttataataattataaaattattataaaaatattatgaaattatcatctatatatatattattttttttttctcaaccacATGTTTCCTATCACCCTTATCTTCTTCCACCTTTATATTCTCCCATCCTTATCTTCTTTCTCTGCTTCTCATCTTCTTTCTGCTTCTCATTTTctctaatttcattaaaaatcaattaaggTGAGTTCTGTGGCAGAGCAGCACGGAGAGGACCTTTGCAGCAGCACGGAGAGGCTTGTTCTGTAACAGAGCAGCATGGAGAGGACTTACAGCACAGtgggcaatttggtaatttaacacTGCCTCTAACAATAATATTGATGAAACGCACTTTTGCAAAAGCTCCGAAGAGCTGCCCACTGCCAAAGTGCTCTTCTTTGACAATTTCAAAACGTAGCTTTTAGCTAAAActctttttaaaatctaaccAAACgctcatattattttttttgtttcaaaaaacgCTTTTTGCCTTCTGAAAGTTTGTTGGGCACATATTTGTATGGTTTTCATAAAGCTCCTTTAAATAGCCACTCTGTTATCAATGCTTGCATATGCGCTCATCTAGTACTagtagtttgaactttgaactctGAAGCAAAGATCATGACACAAATTCGCTTCATTTCCACAAGTACCGTTCAGTCAGCAGCGAGTCCCAACGAGTTAACTCGAAGGATTGAGTTAACTCCATGGGATCTCCAGCTGCTCTTACTTGATCATATCCAAAAGGGTATCCTTTTCTTCAAACCTACACCTTCACAAGAAAAAGAACTAAAGGGTAGTAGTGTGATTGATCACCTAAAAACCTCTCTGTCCCGCACATTAGATATATTCTACCCTCTTGCTGGTCGCCTTGTCATGGTAGAGAACGACGATGACAAAACCAGCTCTTTCTTTGTTGACTGCAATAATCTTGGAGCCCAGTTTGTTCATGCAATGGCAGATGATCTCACTGTGGCAGATATCCTTGATCCTATATATGTTCCAGACGTTGTCAACTCCTTCTTTCTATTGAATAGCGTATTGAACTACGAAGGCATTTCCAAGCCATTGTTGGCTGTGCAAGTAACTGAGCTTGCTGATGGTATCTTCATTGGTTGCACTGCAAACCACAGTGTAGTGGATGGCAGCTCATTCTGGCATTTCTTTAACACTTGGTCTGAAATATCTAGAGGTAATAATAGTCCCACATCACAGCCTCCTCCAATTTTCCAACGCTGTTTCTTTGATGGTATTATCGATTTCCCCATTCATATACCTTTCCATCCCAATGAAATATCTAGTGAGAAGTCCATTCCCACACCTCTcaaacaaaaagtttttcatttttcaaagaagaaaattgcACAACTCAAAGCAAAAGCTAATGCTGAAATGGGCACCAACAATATCTCGTCCCTTCAAGCAGTCCTTGGTCATCTTTGGCGATCTGTGGTTCGCAATAGGCGTTGTAGTGCTAATCAAGAGGTTCATTACCACGTACTTGTGGGAATGAGGCAAAGAATACAACCACCATTACCAGAAGAATACTTAGGAAATGCGGTTTTATTTGGGAAAGTAACAGCTACCGTAGACAATCTTCTTGAACGCGGGCTAGGATGGGTGGCTTGGCAGATAAACAAGGAGATTGCTTCTCAAACAGCAGAAGAGGTGAAGAAGTTTATAGAGGATTGGGTAAAAGCCCCAAACATACCGACACGCAGTGGAATAGTAAGTAATGCATTGGGGACAGGAAGCTCGCCGCGGTTCAATGTGTATGGTAATGACTTTGGCTGGGGAAGACCTATTGCTGTGCGAAGTGGCGTTGGCAATAAGTTTGACGGAAAGTTAACCGTGTTTCCTGGGGTTGAAGAAGGAAGCATGGATTTTGAAGCTTGTCTTTCGCCTGAGATATTGGAGGCTATGGCAGACGATGCAGAGTTCATGGAGGCTTTAGCctcataattaaattttgttatgaaCCTTCTTTGTTATCattgattattttgttacagtgttttcagttttcagtttcaacaaaataagttctattcaaacacacccttaatggTAGTGTTGTCCTGTGTGAGAGTTAATGGACTGTTTGGTTagctgaaaaaaaaagtagtgtttttttgttttcattttcagtttttaggactcactacaaaaatttgtttggtttAAGAATttatacttaattttcattttcagtatCCTAATTGTCTATTTGGATTGAGAAAAAGTGAGGAGGAGTAGAGTAAATTTGGcccaaaattaacttattttaaaccaactctactctacttttCTCCACTTCCCTCTCCATCCAAACGAGCGttaaaaattggatttgaatataaaaaataaaaacacattttcaacattttcattttcatagaaaatgaatataatggcaattttgtaaatattgtgaaaacGCAAAGGGCCTTGCCTGATTGATGTGAGTGTTTATAAGTGAAAAACGAGCTCTTAAAATtggatttgaatacaaaaaataaaaacacattttcaacatttttattttcatagaaAATGAATATAGTGACAGTTTCgtaaatattatgaaaatgcaAAGAGTCACACCTGATTGATGTGAGTGTGtataagtaaaaaaagtaacttaaaaaaaatagaaaacaattcCAAATAAGGTATGATgaattttataatcaaattatatattcaaaataacttATCAAACACTTTTACATGtaaaaatgagtttttattttattttatttagttttttttatatttagttttagaatttgaatatagaaaagagaaaatgaaagctgaATACATCACATTTTAGAACCAGGCAGAAAATTACTtgaatgttataaataattcaATGAGGTGATTCGAAAGTGTTGAATGTTATATGGCTTAACATAGGCACAATTTCACCTTGAATTGTATGTCTATTGAAAGTGTTGAATGTTATATGGTTACAAAAAGTTGTATTTTGCACCTGGCCGGCATCGGAATTCTAAACCCAATTAGACAGAGATTGCTAGAGAAATCCATTATAACCTTATGCAACATGCAGGGATTCAAGCACCACAGAGTTGGACGGTGCATGAACTTGCTTAAGTGGTAATTGAGTAATTAGCATCTTTCCATAAGCCATCTGTAAAAGACGTCATTTTGGacatagaaatagaaaaaggaaatgaCGTTTTTGGCAAATTAACGGcaaatatgacttttttttttttttttttttttgaaagggcaAATTTGACATAATAATGGGAGGGATGGGTTTGAATCATCAAAATCTTTGTTGAAAATGCCAAGAGATGTTAGTTGAGTTACATGGCTTTGACAATGTTGCAttgcatataaaaaataaagcatagTTTATTCGACACACTATCACACATATAATACATACACTTaccaaaaacaaagaacaatgTAATTTGAAGTCACAATTTTGAATGTGCATTATTACCTATCAATAGATACGATTATCAAGAGGCAGAATTATTGATAGTTAGAATTTTCCAAAAAGTAAATCAATACTAAATAGATTTGTTGAGGGTCCATTTTCTTTGTGAACACGTGGCAACACAACACTCGCTCATCAATGCCCACTAAAGTCTTGTTAGTTGAATATATTAAGGATTCGTTTAGTTGGAAAgattttagggaggatggaaaatgtaggagagaaaagtggaaagaaaatatttttggtaggtgtttggttggagggaagAGAGGAGAAAATATTGGTGGGGCCCGGGACTTTCTTCCTGACTccaccaaaatgttttctccccaaaatggagagaaagcTGAGAGGAAAACTCTCACTGTATGGAGTAGACAAAAATACCCATGTGCAAGGGCGCATAGATTTGTTGTTTCTTTGCtagttttggcttttttttttttttttttttgcggttattaaaaaaaaaaaagaattctgtctttttgttttgcgttttttttttccttcttgtttgtttgtttttgtttttggttttttttttttttgtttttttgttttttttttttacttttccggTACTtctcattattttattattattattatttttggtgcTCATCTTCCTTTAACTTGTGctcctttaaaaacaaaatttgaagtgtccatacacaattttcttactaaaaaaatgtgttactttttgttttatttaataaggttataattgtaaatttatatcaatttcattttctatcatcttatttttttctctcaaaaaattttttttttttttcatccattcaaccaaacacacataaaaaaaaattaaattttttctatcctctcataattttttattatcccACTTTTTTACCTCTCTAACCAAGCAGATCCAAAGTTTAGTTGAAACATATCAACTGCCAAGTTGAAGTCAGAAATCCATCTAAGTggccttcaaagttcaaaagtCCAAGTATTTTCCACTTCTCGTATTGGGCCTTGTGCTTGTAAACTTTTACTTCACGAAAATGGGCTCTACAAGTGATTGATTTCTACTTCACGGGTTAGGCTTCATACCCATGTTGACAACAAAAATTGGGCTTTGAAGCCCATGTTTATATTAGTGCAAGATTGGGCTTATCTCCATCCGCCCATATTTATAGGAAATGGGTCACTAGAATGGATTTAATCCAAACCCACTACAAGTCTAATATAAGGAAAATCATTCCTCACTCGCAAGTTTTGCAACTCCGCACGCCTCATTCCTCactccaaaattgaaaaaaagaaaaaaagagtcgGTCTATTTTCCAACTTAGTTCCATTTTGTTCGCCCCTCACTCCATTCACCAATTTTTCTCAATCTTTTTGGCCCTATCCAACtgtaaaggaaaaagaatgtGTTTGTTACATGATagtaatgaggaaaagaaaTATCCATATACTTTATACCAGAAAATTTAAGATCACAACTTTACCATATTTCTGATGCGATAAATGTGAGTATTGGAGAAAAAAGTGTATCTatatgaaagtaaaaaaaatcacaatttacaacatcaaaattgtgaaaaaaaaattgtgatcttaaaaaaattctagtatTCATAAATTACCTCTTTTTGGTAACAATGTACTCGTTTGGATTGCACGTTTTGCACGTCTGCgttcaacgtttttttttttttagctcatGAACagaaaaatcacatgaatttacTGTATAGGAGTCAAAAATCACTGTTTATGTACTGTAGCAGCAGTGttcatgcatttaaaaatattaaaaatggatcccacgacactattcacatatttaaaaattattttgctacaatattatcagttttcagtttcaataaaaataagtttaatccAAACGGACTCAATGTCCTCTCTGTTGTGGGTCCAGCCCACGTAACAACTGACAAGCCCTAATGATGACCTTGCCATCCAAGATTAAGGATTCCTCTTTAGTCAATTTACAACAGGAACAGGAATAGAAGTAGTCAAAGCGTATATAAAAAGCAGAGTGaagggttttctttttcttttttttctttttttatttattttttttaaattattaattagagccttagagagaaagaaacatgTTTAGAGAGGCAGCCGCGAAATGAGAAAAGAGTGCAAGCCGCTGGTGAgacagagaaaaagaaaaagataagcgCATGAGAAAAATATAGTGCATGTGAGAGAAAAGagataaggattttttttagatagcTATGAGACATATACTAAGGGATGATTAATTAGTT
The sequence above is drawn from the Quercus robur chromosome 7, dhQueRobu3.1, whole genome shotgun sequence genome and encodes:
- the LOC126693707 gene encoding uncharacterized acetyltransferase At3g50280-like translates to MTQIRFISTSTVQSAASPNELTRRIELTPWDLQLLLLDHIQKGILFFKPTPSQEKELKGSSVIDHLKTSLSRTLDIFYPLAGRLVMVENDDDKTSSFFVDCNNLGAQFVHAMADDLTVADILDPIYVPDVVNSFFLLNSVLNYEGISKPLLAVQVTELADGIFIGCTANHSVVDGSSFWHFFNTWSEISRGNNSPTSQPPPIFQRCFFDGIIDFPIHIPFHPNEISSEKSIPTPLKQKVFHFSKKKIAQLKAKANAEMGTNNISSLQAVLGHLWRSVVRNRRCSANQEVHYHVLVGMRQRIQPPLPEEYLGNAVLFGKVTATVDNLLERGLGWVAWQINKEIASQTAEEVKKFIEDWVKAPNIPTRSGIVSNALGTGSSPRFNVYGNDFGWGRPIAVRSGVGNKFDGKLTVFPGVEEGSMDFEACLSPEILEAMADDAEFMEALAS